One Drosophila virilis strain 15010-1051.87 chromosome 5, Dvir_AGI_RSII-ME, whole genome shotgun sequence DNA window includes the following coding sequences:
- the conv gene encoding protein artichoke produces the protein MIQLRLRTVVFLLLHLFALVSTEYVYGEPEFKCPKKPQVLYPCLCVKGSDTGLYVRCENTNLATLSVALQNLASLELPVEELTIYKGHFVRLFGPLFAHIKARVLTIEETPLATIEDYVFYGMNNTLEQLNLLRTNLSQVGQLGFGILGKTRQLVIDGHAFKQLPKELFLGQEISNKLETMRLTNGLLSDLPVETFQPLRKLKTLDLHGNQLENLKRNQFKNLRELELLDISFNKIKKLEAQHIADLTKLGWCNVSHNALNELSRGTFARNSVLKVLHLSHNNIGKLDANSFRGMRFLRRLYLSDNAITEVGRATFGSVARIGTIDLARNKLKKIEYQMFTQMNYVELLDLAENNITKIEKNSFKDIYQAVINISHNALELIETAAFENCVNITILDLSHNRLVNFSRRSFDETTFASEFQLSFNGLTNLAHIPIQNMSGLRVLNASHNSITEIPKNCFPKLYELHTIDVSYNNISVIFNGVFQTLFSLRSINLSHNSMQEIRSSTFGTLPTLLEMDLSHNKLTSIVRGSLAKLTSLRQLYLNNNSLEKLFQLPISLNELYLSHNNISSIPAGTWPVMNSLIYLDLSYNQIGDNLDGQSFTGLLVVQRLMLQANGISKPPMEAVAVMSTLQYLHLENNNISLLERSAFGKLPVLFELNLYGNQVSDISKRAFEGLLQLLTLNLSMNGLQQLPNDIFIGLPSLRTLDLSYNALSKLDNKTNGVLDDLLSLETLNLSHNRISFVTKKTFPSHQYIPYNLKYLDLSYNQMPVLTYDITFGTKKLLKLNVSHNQINELRRGVISNFTSLQSLDLSHNELSNLMSEEHIFDLPKNLSSLDVSYNQLYHLPFANLVKTHSLKHVDLRHNSLEDIPAPLVATMRNGSQVLLANNPLYCGCNVRPLKHFMLEQTTPGDDLSSVLCQTPSLAKDQYLLNMDDEYLNCREDELTLYAGTEYEQLTDVRFREVQTNKAGNLTLRWFVSAIADVADFKVYIRSSSNEVLHQADYAYNQRTAQIPIAELLPQGEAKLTTAEICIVARDSEGNTRRWFAGQCQALPSLKLPRTYFFGNFNVRSGAGASKSLTGTTCPLYIALTLFVALVQYCVQ, from the exons ATGATTCAGCTACGCCTGCGCACAGTTGTTTTCTTACTGCTGCACTTATTCGCATTGGTTAGCACTGAATACGTTTATGGCGAACCAGAATTCAAATGTCCCAAAAA GCCCCAAGTCTTATATCCCTGCCTGTGCGTAAAAGGCAGCGATACTGGGCTGTATGTGCGCTGCGAGAACACGAATTTGGCCACGCTTTCCGTGGCCTTGCAGAACTTGGCGTCCCTGGAGCTGCCCGTGGAGGAGCTGACCATATATAAAGGACATTTTG TGAGGCTCTTCGGACCGCTTTTCGCGCACATTAAGGCGCGTGTGCTGACCATTGAGGAGACGCCTCTTGCCACCATTGAGGACTATGTTTTTTACGGCATGAACAATACATTGGAGCAGCTTAATTTGCTGCGCACGAATCTAAGTCAAGTTGGTCAGTTGGGATTTGGC ATACTGGGCAAGACCCGTCAATTGGTAATCGATGGACATGCGTTTAAGCAACTGCCCAAAGAACTGTTTCTCGGTCAAGAAATCAGCAACAAGCTCGAAACGATGCGGCTAACAAATGGACTCCTGAGTGATTTGCCTGTGGAGACATTCCAACCGCTGCGCAAGTTGAAAACTTTGGACTTGCACGGAAATCAACTGGAGAACCTTAAACGGAATCAATTTAAGAACCTGCGTGAACTGGAGCTGCTGGATATAAgctttaataaaatcaagaaattgGAGGCCCAACATATTGCAGACCTGACAAAGCTTGGCTGGTGCAATGTTTCGCACAACGCCTTAAACGAACTGAGCCGTGGCACCTTTGCCAGGAATTCGGTGCTGAAGGTCCTTCATCTGTCACACAACAACATTGGCAAACTGGACGCAAATAGTTTTCGAGGAATGCGTTTTCTGCGTCGCCTCTACCTCAGCGACAATGCCATCACAGAAGTGGGACGTGCCACATTTGGTTCTGTGGCGCGCATCGGCACAATTGACCTGGCGCGCAACAAGCTTAAAAAGATTGAGTATCAAATGTTCACGCAAATGAATTATGTTGAG ctgctggaTTTGGCGGAGAATAATATAACTAAAATTGAGAAGAACTCGTTCAAGGACATTTACCAGGCCGTTATCAATATATCCCACAATGCTTTGGAGCTAATTGAAACCGCCGCCTTTGAGAACTGCGTTAATATTACCATTCTAGATCTGTCCCATAACCGTCTTGTCAACTTTTCGCGTCGCAGCTTCGACGAGACGACCTTCGCCTCCGAGTTCCAACTTAGCTTTAATGGTCTAACTAATCTGGCACAT ATACCCATTCAGAACATGTCTGGGCTACGCGTGCTGAACGCTTCACACAATAGCATCACGGAAATACCCAAAAACTGTTTTCCCAAACTATATGAGCTGCATACTATCGATGTGTCGTATAACAACATATCTGTAATATTTAATGGCGTTTTTCAAACACTTTTCTCGCTGCGCTCCATCAATCTGAGCCACAATAGCATGCAGGAGATAAGATCTTCTACATTTGGCACATTACCAACATTGTTGGAGATGGATCTGAGCCACAACAAACTGACTTCCATAGTCCGCGGATCGCTGGCCAAGCTAACTAGCTTGCGGCAGCTCTATTTAAACAACAATAGCCTGGAAAAGTTGTTTCAGCTGCCAATTTCGTTGAACGAACTATATTTGAGCCATAACAACATTAGCTCCATACCGGCGGGCACCTGGCCTGTGATGAATTCCCTAATATACTTGGATCTCAGCTATAATCAAATTGGGGATAACCTGGATGGACAGAGCTTTACGGGCTTGCTGGTGGTGCAGCGACTCATGCTGCAGGCCAAcggcatcagcaagccgccaATGGAGGCGGTCGCAGTGATGTCCACACTGCAATATCTGCACTTGGAA AACAACAATATTAGCTTATTGGAGCGCAGTGCATTTGGCAAGCTGCCCGTTTTGTTTGAACTCAATCTCTATGGCAATCAGGTCTCCGACATTAG taaACGTGCGTTCGAGGgtctgctgcagttgctcacGCTGAATCTGTCGATGAATGgcctgcaacagctgccaaaTGATATATTCATTGGATTGCCCTCGCTGCGCACGCTCGACTTGTCGTACAATGCGCTTTCCAAACTGGACAATAAGACGAATGGTGTGCTGGACGATTTGCTCAGTCTGGAGACGCTCAATTTGAGTCACAATCGTATTAGTTTTGTGACCAAGAAAACCTTTCCATCGCATCAGTATATACCCTACAATCTGAAGTACTTGGATTTGAGCTACAATCAAATGCCTGTGCTCACCTATGATATTACCTTTGGCACCAAGAAGCTGCTTAAACTGAATGTCTCCCACAATCAAATCAATGAGCTGCGTCGCGGCGTCATATCCAACTTTACGTCCCTGCAATCGCTGGATCTGTCGCACAACGAACTGTCCAATCTAATGTCCGAGGAACATATTTTCGATCTGCCCAAGAATCTGAGTAGCCTGGATGTGTCGTACAATCAACTGTATCATTTGCCCTTTGCCAATCTGGTGAAGACACACTCGCTGAAGCATGTTGACCTCAGGCACAATAGCCTGGAGGATATACCAGCCCCGCTGGTGGCCACCATGCGCAATGGCAGTCAGGTGTTGCTGGCCAACAATCCGCTGTACTGCGGCTGTAATGTACGACCGCTGAAGCACTTTATGCTGGAGCAGACAACACCTGGCGATGATTTGAGCAGCGTGCTCTGCCAGACGCCCAGCCTGGCGAAGGATCAGTATCTGCTGAACATGGACGATGAGTATTTAAACTGCAGAGAAGATGAGTTGACGCTGTATGCCGGCACGGAGTACGAACAGCTGACCGATGTGCGTTTCCGCGAGGTCCAAAC CAACAAGGCAGGTAATCTGACGCTGCGCTGGTTTGTGTCTGCCATAGCGGATGTGGCCGACTTTAAAGTGTATatacgcagcagcagcaacgaggTGCTGCATCAGGCTGACTATGCCTACAACCAGCGCACGGCTCAAATACCCATTGCCGAGCTGTTGCCACAGGGCGAGGCAAAACTAACAACGGCTGAGATTTGCATTGTGGCCCGCGACAGTGAGGGCAACACGCGCCGCTGGTTTGCCGGCCAGTGCCAGGCGCTGCCCTCACTCAAATTGCCCAGGACCTACTTCTTTGGCAACTTTAACGTAAGAAGTGGAGCCGGCGCCTCAAAGTCGCTGACTGGGACTACCTGCCCATTGTACATAGCTTTAACATTGTTTGTTGCCCTCGTTCAATATTGTGTTCAATAA